From Campylobacter showae:
AAAAGTCGAGCGGGTAAAACTCGACTTTAAAATTCACTTCTAAAGATATAGACGCCGAATTTAGCGTCTATAATAACTATTATTTTTGGAGATGTCTTAACTATTGGTGTTTGGGTTTTTGAAATTTAAGACCGCCGAAGCGGCCTTAAAGTGTTAACTACTGAAGTAGTCTTAAAACGTTTTGCTGAACAGAGTTAGCTTGGCTCATAGCATAACTTCCTGACTGAGCAAGGATGTTAAACTTAGAGAAATTTGCTGACTCAGCAGCGAAATCAACGTCTCTGATTTGAGATTCAGCTGATTTTACGTTTACTTGAGTAACTGTGATGTTGTTTACAGTTGCAACAAGCTGATTTTGAACAGAACCTAGGTCTGAGCGGATCTGATCAAGAGTTTTTTGAGCAGACTCAGCGATATCCATAACAGCCATTGCGCCGCGTAGAGTCATAACACCTGCTGATTGGTTAGAGCTTATATCGGCTTTCATTCTTTGGAAGCCCATAGCAGTTGCTAGTTTTTTATCTATCTGTCCGCGAATATCTCTCATAGCTACAGATTGCTGTGCGCCACCGTCAGATGAGAACGCTACTGAGAGCTTAGTGCCTCCGCCGCCTTTCATTTTGATATCTCTACCGTCTAGTCTTACTAGGTTTAGTCTACCTATAAAGCCTGATTTGTCTTTTGCGCCGATAACTTTATCGATATCTTTGCCTGCAAAGCTCATAGCGCGACCGTCGCGGCTAGTAAGAACCATCTTGCCTTCTGTATTTATAGAAGCTTCAACGCCGGTTTGGTCTTTTACTCTGTTGATAGCGTTTACTAGGGCACCATTGGCATCGTTTGCTTGTACATCCAAATCACCGATCTTTACGCCGTTGATAGCAAAGCTTTGGATAGAGGCTTTTTCTACGGCCTTGCTCATGATGCGAGTTACATCGTAAGTAGCTCTGATACCTGTTTTATCAGATACTTTATTGATGTTTTCAGCTAAAGCGCCTATTCCTTTTCCAAGACCTGTTGAAACGGTAGCAGCAGCGACTTTTACGTTGTTTACTCCGTCAACGTTTAGGAAGGTAAGAGATACTACGTCCATTTTAGTTAGTAGCTTAGAGCTCTCAAATCTCGTTAGGCCGATCTTATCTGACGTAGTAGCACCGATAGAAGCCTTAACGGTTTGGTTTGAGTAAGCGCCGATTTGGAATTCTTTGTTAGAGAATGTTCCGTTTAGTAGCTGCTGACCATTGAAAGACGTTGTATTTCCAATGTTGTCTAGCTCTTCCATTAGGCGAACGATGTCGGCTTGTAGCGCTTGACGAGAATCTGTTGTTTGACCGTCTTGAGCTGATTGAGTAGCTTTTACCTTGATTGTGTCTAGGATTTTTAGCTGCTCGTCCATAGCCTTATCCGCTACTTGGATGATACCGATAGCGTCGTTACCGTTGTTGATAGCTTGACCAAGCGCGCTAGCTTGAGAGCGAAGGCTATCGGCGATAGCAAGACCAGAAGCGTCATCTGCTGCAGTTTGGATTCTCAAACCTGAGCTAAGTTTACCCAAAGAAAGAGAAAGGTTGCGGTTGTTACCGACTGCGTTTGCGTGTGTGTTTAGAGCGTTGATGTTCGTGTTAATACGAAAACTCATTGTAAATCCTTTTAAAGTTTAATTACGACTTCTTGTCGTTCAAAAACTATATCGGACGAAATCAAAAAAACTTTAGGGGTAGAGGTAAAATTTTTTTTGATTTTTTCAAATTTGATTGAGAAGGACGATTTTTAGGGGATTTTAGAGCGGCGCAAATTTGGTCCGTCGTTAAATTTGATTCGTTCGGCAAAATTTGAAAGAGAGAAATTTGAGAGTTTAAAAAGGATAAACCCCGAAAGGTCGGGGTTTATCGCGGAGATTAGAGGGTTATCTGTAGGCCGCTATTGTCGGCAAGCGTAGCATTAGCTAGATCTACTATGCCGTTTAGTTTTACTACATAGTCGTCATCGCTTATGCCAGCGGTAGCGTCTGCTCTTACTAGATATGTGTCTGTCGCATTGCTATCAGGGTCCGTGTAGGTAAAGTAAGCAAGTTTGTTGCTTGCAGCCGTTGCGACGTCTAGGGCTCTAGATAGGTTGTTTGCAAAGTCTAGCGATTTTGTTGAATCGTATCTTGTGATATTTTGATCAATGGTTCCTCCTAAATTTGCGCCTATTTTGAGTTTGTCGCCTTTAGAGAAATCTTTAATAGTAGCCGTTTTTGATGCAGGGAATGCCGCCGGGTCAGCGCCCACCTTTGTTACCGTAAACGTATCGTCGCCCGCTCCGCCCGTTACGGTTACGCCTGATCTGCTGCCGAAGGTTATCTCGTCGTCGCCCGCTCCGCCTTTGATTACCGACTTTTCATCAAGGTGACCGCTAGCGTCAAATTTGAAATCTCCTTTTAGCGTGCTTGCGTCTACGGTTTTTACCTTTTTGAAATTGGCGTCCAGAGTTAGTATTGTTGAGTTTGCATCGCCTTTTACTACTATGTTAGCTAGAGTGCCTTTGTCGGCGCTAGCTTTTAGATTTACGGTATTTTCAGCTGTAGCTATCTTTTTTTCGTCCAATTTTGACACTATATCGATGTTTTCTATATTGTCTACTTTGAACTGACCTTTTACCTTGCCATTTGTGCTGTCTTTTGGATCTAGTACCAAATTTAACTTATCGGCAGTGCCGGTATCTGCGTCTTTGATCCCTACTGCAAGATCGTTTGATAAATCATTTTTTTCTACCGTTATAGTAGAGTTATTTAAGACTTTTGTAAGACTTTTGCCCGCATTTGCGCCTTGAGCTAGGGTGATATTATTAAAGCCTTCCCATTTTGACATATCTATATCATTTGCAATAGTATTGTTGATCCTTATGCCTTCGAAATTTTTAAGCGTTACCTTATCTGCTCCAGCGCCTGCAATCGTTGTAGATATAGATATTAGATCCGTTCCTGCTCCGCCGTTGATAGTTTGCTCGGCAGCTGTATCATCTATGTCTACTACGTCGTTTCCTGAGCCTAAAAGCACTTGCGAGCCGGCGATGTTTTTGACCTTTAGTTCAGCGAAATTTCCGGTAAAGGATGCTGCGTTTACGTCTTTTAGAGCGCCTTCTTGTTGCAGATTGATTTTTAGATCTTTTGCGCTTCCGTCAAAGGTTACTTTTTCTAACTTGTTGTGAGGAGAAACAAACTCGATAGTAGACTCTTTTTCGCCGTTAGCGTGGATGGTTAGCTGAGTGGCATTGTCTGCTTGTAGTTTGGCTGTGCCTTTTTCCGTGTAGTTTGTGGTTAGATCCACTTTTTCTTCGTTGGTTGTGATTTGGGCGCTGGTAAAGTCGACGTCTTTTACGTTAATTTTAACTAGTTTAGCCGCGGTGAGCGCTGCTGCTAGTTTTAGGTTTTCTAGGCTTAGATCCTCGACTTTG
This genomic window contains:
- a CDS encoding DUF4214 domain-containing protein, with amino-acid sequence MAVTKAQVAQLYVALFNRAPEGAGLNAWVSAGVFRDQAQTADAMLKSPAIAAYFNGRIDTNRGYVENIYKNILGKDYSQDPDGINAWVRHLELGHSRGETLVTLFQVARSPEAIAADPTAAAVFANKTAIAAYMAEKITDIESDGSGNFNYAPFQQIIETTNSTNLEEQKAKIDQLADAAKPGSKIFTTGVDTLKGTEGDDTFSAVYYSGDGDKTSTLSSLDTLDGLGGKDTLKVTVLKNGSNSELDLDNIDNAMRGVTNIENLEIRSEVTIKAPVAPVLMSKLNKGLDNLSITSPGDIKLETDTKEKVTIDTNKIATLTADKAKEISVKGGDDSAISAKEATKASINLGTNTKVLTVAAPDGLSKVEDLSLENLKLAAALTAAKLVKINVKDVDFTSAQITTNEEKVDLTTNYTEKGTAKLQADNATQLTIHANGEKESTIEFVSPHNKLEKVTFDGSAKDLKINLQQEGALKDVNAASFTGNFAELKVKNIAGSQVLLGSGNDVVDIDDTAAEQTINGGAGTDLISISTTIAGAGADKVTLKNFEGIRINNTIANDIDMSKWEGFNNITLAQGANAGKSLTKVLNNSTITVEKNDLSNDLAVGIKDADTGTADKLNLVLDPKDSTNGKVKGQFKVDNIENIDIVSKLDEKKIATAENTVNLKASADKGTLANIVVKGDANSTILTLDANFKKVKTVDASTLKGDFKFDASGHLDEKSVIKGGAGDDEITFGSRSGVTVTGGAGDDTFTVTKVGADPAAFPASKTATIKDFSKGDKLKIGANLGGTIDQNITRYDSTKSLDFANNLSRALDVATAASNKLAYFTYTDPDSNATDTYLVRADATAGISDDDYVVKLNGIVDLANATLADNSGLQITL
- a CDS encoding flagellin B, with protein sequence MSFRINTNINALNTHANAVGNNRNLSLSLGKLSSGLRIQTAADDASGLAIADSLRSQASALGQAINNGNDAIGIIQVADKAMDEQLKILDTIKVKATQSAQDGQTTDSRQALQADIVRLMEELDNIGNTTSFNGQQLLNGTFSNKEFQIGAYSNQTVKASIGATTSDKIGLTRFESSKLLTKMDVVSLTFLNVDGVNNVKVAAATVSTGLGKGIGALAENINKVSDKTGIRATYDVTRIMSKAVEKASIQSFAINGVKIGDLDVQANDANGALVNAINRVKDQTGVEASINTEGKMVLTSRDGRAMSFAGKDIDKVIGAKDKSGFIGRLNLVRLDGRDIKMKGGGGTKLSVAFSSDGGAQQSVAMRDIRGQIDKKLATAMGFQRMKADISSNQSAGVMTLRGAMAVMDIAESAQKTLDQIRSDLGSVQNQLVATVNNITVTQVNVKSAESQIRDVDFAAESANFSKFNILAQSGSYAMSQANSVQQNVLRLLQ